A window of Chitinispirillales bacterium ANBcel5 genomic DNA:
CCATTCCCTTAATTCCGATTCCCTCATTGTAATTATAGATTTTTTACGATCTTCTTCGCTAAATAGAGCTTTGTTAATTTCCAATTCTCTCTCGTCACTAACATTCAAACCATGAACTGTCGGTTGCATTAATCCTATAAATTCAAGTGGCACTTTAATTCCGTAATAGAATAACGGACTAATAAAATTCTTCACTACTTTATCTAAAATTTTACCTCTCCCTCCTTCATTAAAATGTTTTATTTCATCGGCAATATGAATTACAAAAACATTACGTTCTCCTGGTAAATCTCCATAACTAATACGATACATA
This region includes:
- a CDS encoding RHS repeat-associated core domain-containing protein, which encodes YCADVGRWVSTDPAREFWDLYNYNGGNPISWVDPNGMYRISYGDLPGERNVFVIHIADEIKHFNEGGRGKILDKVVKNFISPLFYYGIKVPLEFIGLMQPTVHGLNVSDERELEINKALFSEEDRKKSIITMRESELREWVSENKEKFGEDAVKSVDEIKDGLNRGFWDGMVNFLRSRYDE